Proteins encoded within one genomic window of Pithys albifrons albifrons isolate INPA30051 chromosome 9, PitAlb_v1, whole genome shotgun sequence:
- the LOC139675890 gene encoding lipase member M-like isoform X4, with protein sequence MKSQKIRFQGYPSEEYEVLTEDGYFLSLNRIPHGRGGAERSASKSPVLIVHGFTLDGADWVDNLPNNSLAFILADAGYDVWIGNNRGNSWSRRHVNLSVHQEEFWDFSFHEMAIYDLPAMVGFILTQTEQEKLFYVGHAQGSSLGFIAFSSFPHLGEKIKLFFALAPVYTLRHVKGPVLKVVFLSDMVLKTVLGSKELVLVERRERAILAGRCSRMLLYRFCEDEIFLTGGYDRENLNLTRLDVYLAHFPDYTSVKTLLHWGQTAKTGEFKQFDYGLKNQEKYNQSSPPFYRIEDMTVPVVLWSGGQDWVNPPQETQRLLPRISNIVLHQHFPDWNHFDHHWGLNAPQRVYSPMVSLMEQYP encoded by the exons agccagaagaTCCGTTTCCAGGGATATCCCAGTGAGGAGTATGAAGTGTTGACAGAGGACGGCTACTTCCTCAGCCTCAACCGGATCCCCCACGGCAGGGGCGGCGCTGAGCGCTCAG CATCCAAGTCACCTGTGCTGATAGTGCATGGGTTCACTTTGGATGGTGCTGACTGGGTGGACAATCTCCCTAACAACAGCCTGGCCTTCATCCTTGCGGATGCAGGATACGATGTCTGGATTGGGAACAACCGCGGCAACAGCTGGTCCCGCCGGCATGTGAACCTTTCTGTCCACCAAGAGGAGTTTTGGGATTTCAG CTTCCATGAGATGGCCATATACGATCTCCCTGCCATGGTGGGCTTCATCCTCACACAAACTGAGCAGGAGAAACTGTTCTACGTTGGCCATGCTCAGGGCAGCTCCCTGG GTTTCATAGCGTTTTCCAGCTTTCCACACCTGGGTGAGAAGATCAAACTCTTCTTTGCTCTGGCTCCTGTGTACACTTTACGCCATGTCAAGGGCCCTGTGTTAAAGGTGGTATTTCTATCAGACATGGTTCTGAAG ACAGTACTTGGAAGCAAAGAGCTGGTTCTggtggagagaagggagagagccATCTTGGCTGGGAGGTGCAGCAGGATGCTGTTATATAGATTCTGTGAAGATGAGATCTTCCTTACCGGAGGGTACGACAGGGAGAACTTGAACCTG ACCCGACTGGATGTGTACCTGGCTCATTTTCCAGACTATACATCAGTAAAAACTCTTCTCCACTGGGGACAG ACTGCCAAAACTGGGGAGTTCAAGCAGTTTGACTATGGGTTGAAGAACCAGGAGAAGTACAACCAG TCCTCCCCACCCTTTTACAGGATTGAGGACATGACGGTGCCGGTGGTGCTGTGGAGCGGGGGGCAGGACTGGGTGAACCCCCCGCAGGAGACCCAGCGCCTCCTGCCCCGCATCTCCAACATCGTCCTGCACCAGCACTTCCCCGACTGGAACCACTTCGACCACCACTGGGGCCTGAACGCCCCTCAGCGCGTGTACAGCCCAATGGTCTCCCTCATGGAGCAGTATCCATGA
- the LOC139675890 gene encoding lipase member M-like isoform X1, protein MKMLWRGEMWLLLVALCLSQGLGSAIPISEEFFNPERFMNISQKIRFQGYPSEEYEVLTEDGYFLSLNRIPHGRGGAERSASKSPVLIVHGFTLDGADWVDNLPNNSLAFILADAGYDVWIGNNRGNSWSRRHVNLSVHQEEFWDFSFHEMAIYDLPAMVGFILTQTEQEKLFYVGHAQGSSLGFIAFSSFPHLGEKIKLFFALAPVYTLRHVKGPVLKVVFLSDMVLKTVLGSKELVLVERRERAILAGRCSRMLLYRFCEDEIFLTGGYDRENLNLTRLDVYLAHFPDYTSVKTLLHWGQTAKTGEFKQFDYGLKNQEKYNQSSPPFYRIEDMTVPVVLWSGGQDWVNPPQETQRLLPRISNIVLHQHFPDWNHFDHHWGLNAPQRVYSPMVSLMEQYP, encoded by the exons ATGCTGTGGAGAGGTGagatgtggctgctgctggtggccctgtgcctgtcccagggcctgggcagtgccatccccatCTCTGAAGAATTCTTCAACCCCGAGAGGTTCATGAACATT agccagaagaTCCGTTTCCAGGGATATCCCAGTGAGGAGTATGAAGTGTTGACAGAGGACGGCTACTTCCTCAGCCTCAACCGGATCCCCCACGGCAGGGGCGGCGCTGAGCGCTCAG CATCCAAGTCACCTGTGCTGATAGTGCATGGGTTCACTTTGGATGGTGCTGACTGGGTGGACAATCTCCCTAACAACAGCCTGGCCTTCATCCTTGCGGATGCAGGATACGATGTCTGGATTGGGAACAACCGCGGCAACAGCTGGTCCCGCCGGCATGTGAACCTTTCTGTCCACCAAGAGGAGTTTTGGGATTTCAG CTTCCATGAGATGGCCATATACGATCTCCCTGCCATGGTGGGCTTCATCCTCACACAAACTGAGCAGGAGAAACTGTTCTACGTTGGCCATGCTCAGGGCAGCTCCCTGG GTTTCATAGCGTTTTCCAGCTTTCCACACCTGGGTGAGAAGATCAAACTCTTCTTTGCTCTGGCTCCTGTGTACACTTTACGCCATGTCAAGGGCCCTGTGTTAAAGGTGGTATTTCTATCAGACATGGTTCTGAAG ACAGTACTTGGAAGCAAAGAGCTGGTTCTggtggagagaagggagagagccATCTTGGCTGGGAGGTGCAGCAGGATGCTGTTATATAGATTCTGTGAAGATGAGATCTTCCTTACCGGAGGGTACGACAGGGAGAACTTGAACCTG ACCCGACTGGATGTGTACCTGGCTCATTTTCCAGACTATACATCAGTAAAAACTCTTCTCCACTGGGGACAG ACTGCCAAAACTGGGGAGTTCAAGCAGTTTGACTATGGGTTGAAGAACCAGGAGAAGTACAACCAG TCCTCCCCACCCTTTTACAGGATTGAGGACATGACGGTGCCGGTGGTGCTGTGGAGCGGGGGGCAGGACTGGGTGAACCCCCCGCAGGAGACCCAGCGCCTCCTGCCCCGCATCTCCAACATCGTCCTGCACCAGCACTTCCCCGACTGGAACCACTTCGACCACCACTGGGGCCTGAACGCCCCTCAGCGCGTGTACAGCCCAATGGTCTCCCTCATGGAGCAGTATCCATGA
- the LOC139675890 gene encoding lipase member M-like isoform X3 yields the protein MKMLWRGEMWLLLVALCLSQGLGSAIPISEEFFNPERFMNISQKIRFQGYPSEEYEVLTEDGYFLSLNRIPHGRGGAERSGYDVWIGNNRGNSWSRRHVNLSVHQEEFWDFSFHEMAIYDLPAMVGFILTQTEQEKLFYVGHAQGSSLGFIAFSSFPHLGEKIKLFFALAPVYTLRHVKGPVLKVVFLSDMVLKTVLGSKELVLVERRERAILAGRCSRMLLYRFCEDEIFLTGGYDRENLNLTRLDVYLAHFPDYTSVKTLLHWGQTAKTGEFKQFDYGLKNQEKYNQSSPPFYRIEDMTVPVVLWSGGQDWVNPPQETQRLLPRISNIVLHQHFPDWNHFDHHWGLNAPQRVYSPMVSLMEQYP from the exons ATGCTGTGGAGAGGTGagatgtggctgctgctggtggccctgtgcctgtcccagggcctgggcagtgccatccccatCTCTGAAGAATTCTTCAACCCCGAGAGGTTCATGAACATT agccagaagaTCCGTTTCCAGGGATATCCCAGTGAGGAGTATGAAGTGTTGACAGAGGACGGCTACTTCCTCAGCCTCAACCGGATCCCCCACGGCAGGGGCGGCGCTGAGCGCTCAG GATACGATGTCTGGATTGGGAACAACCGCGGCAACAGCTGGTCCCGCCGGCATGTGAACCTTTCTGTCCACCAAGAGGAGTTTTGGGATTTCAG CTTCCATGAGATGGCCATATACGATCTCCCTGCCATGGTGGGCTTCATCCTCACACAAACTGAGCAGGAGAAACTGTTCTACGTTGGCCATGCTCAGGGCAGCTCCCTGG GTTTCATAGCGTTTTCCAGCTTTCCACACCTGGGTGAGAAGATCAAACTCTTCTTTGCTCTGGCTCCTGTGTACACTTTACGCCATGTCAAGGGCCCTGTGTTAAAGGTGGTATTTCTATCAGACATGGTTCTGAAG ACAGTACTTGGAAGCAAAGAGCTGGTTCTggtggagagaagggagagagccATCTTGGCTGGGAGGTGCAGCAGGATGCTGTTATATAGATTCTGTGAAGATGAGATCTTCCTTACCGGAGGGTACGACAGGGAGAACTTGAACCTG ACCCGACTGGATGTGTACCTGGCTCATTTTCCAGACTATACATCAGTAAAAACTCTTCTCCACTGGGGACAG ACTGCCAAAACTGGGGAGTTCAAGCAGTTTGACTATGGGTTGAAGAACCAGGAGAAGTACAACCAG TCCTCCCCACCCTTTTACAGGATTGAGGACATGACGGTGCCGGTGGTGCTGTGGAGCGGGGGGCAGGACTGGGTGAACCCCCCGCAGGAGACCCAGCGCCTCCTGCCCCGCATCTCCAACATCGTCCTGCACCAGCACTTCCCCGACTGGAACCACTTCGACCACCACTGGGGCCTGAACGCCCCTCAGCGCGTGTACAGCCCAATGGTCTCCCTCATGGAGCAGTATCCATGA
- the LOC139675890 gene encoding lipase member M-like isoform X2 — protein MKMLWRGEMWLLLVALCLSQGLGSAIPISEEFFNPERFMNISQKIRFQGYPSEEYEVLTEDGYFLSLNRIPHGRGGAERSASKSPVLIVHGFTLDGADWVDNLPNNSLAFILADAGYDVWIGNNRGNSWSRRHVNLSVHQEEFWDFSFHEMAIYDLPAMVGFILTQTEQEKLFYVGHAQGSSLGFIAFSSFPHLGEKIKLFFALAPVYTLRHVKGPVLKTVLGSKELVLVERRERAILAGRCSRMLLYRFCEDEIFLTGGYDRENLNLTRLDVYLAHFPDYTSVKTLLHWGQTAKTGEFKQFDYGLKNQEKYNQSSPPFYRIEDMTVPVVLWSGGQDWVNPPQETQRLLPRISNIVLHQHFPDWNHFDHHWGLNAPQRVYSPMVSLMEQYP, from the exons ATGCTGTGGAGAGGTGagatgtggctgctgctggtggccctgtgcctgtcccagggcctgggcagtgccatccccatCTCTGAAGAATTCTTCAACCCCGAGAGGTTCATGAACATT agccagaagaTCCGTTTCCAGGGATATCCCAGTGAGGAGTATGAAGTGTTGACAGAGGACGGCTACTTCCTCAGCCTCAACCGGATCCCCCACGGCAGGGGCGGCGCTGAGCGCTCAG CATCCAAGTCACCTGTGCTGATAGTGCATGGGTTCACTTTGGATGGTGCTGACTGGGTGGACAATCTCCCTAACAACAGCCTGGCCTTCATCCTTGCGGATGCAGGATACGATGTCTGGATTGGGAACAACCGCGGCAACAGCTGGTCCCGCCGGCATGTGAACCTTTCTGTCCACCAAGAGGAGTTTTGGGATTTCAG CTTCCATGAGATGGCCATATACGATCTCCCTGCCATGGTGGGCTTCATCCTCACACAAACTGAGCAGGAGAAACTGTTCTACGTTGGCCATGCTCAGGGCAGCTCCCTGG GTTTCATAGCGTTTTCCAGCTTTCCACACCTGGGTGAGAAGATCAAACTCTTCTTTGCTCTGGCTCCTGTGTACACTTTACGCCATGTCAAGGGCCCTGTGTTAAAG ACAGTACTTGGAAGCAAAGAGCTGGTTCTggtggagagaagggagagagccATCTTGGCTGGGAGGTGCAGCAGGATGCTGTTATATAGATTCTGTGAAGATGAGATCTTCCTTACCGGAGGGTACGACAGGGAGAACTTGAACCTG ACCCGACTGGATGTGTACCTGGCTCATTTTCCAGACTATACATCAGTAAAAACTCTTCTCCACTGGGGACAG ACTGCCAAAACTGGGGAGTTCAAGCAGTTTGACTATGGGTTGAAGAACCAGGAGAAGTACAACCAG TCCTCCCCACCCTTTTACAGGATTGAGGACATGACGGTGCCGGTGGTGCTGTGGAGCGGGGGGCAGGACTGGGTGAACCCCCCGCAGGAGACCCAGCGCCTCCTGCCCCGCATCTCCAACATCGTCCTGCACCAGCACTTCCCCGACTGGAACCACTTCGACCACCACTGGGGCCTGAACGCCCCTCAGCGCGTGTACAGCCCAATGGTCTCCCTCATGGAGCAGTATCCATGA